In Rhodothermus marinus DSM 4252, a single genomic region encodes these proteins:
- a CDS encoding arylesterase encodes MYRFDLLITGLTDSVLKLLLLPLLMLLAACGGAPEPPRSEASPDTTAPAVRNTARAERTINVLVLGNSLAAGYGLSPDEAFPAVLQRKVDSLGWPVRIINAGLSGETSAGGLRRIEWLLRERIDVLILELGANDGLRGIDPEVTRRNLQGIIDKVRARYPDADIILAGMQLPPNLGPDYTAAFRAIYPELARANDAHLIPFLLEGVGGVPELNQADGIHPTAEGQRIVAENVWRVLRPVLERQLSRPTRNAS; translated from the coding sequence ATGTACAGATTCGACCTCCTTATAACCGGTCTGACCGATTCGGTTCTGAAACTGCTCCTTTTGCCGCTGCTCATGCTGCTGGCCGCCTGCGGCGGCGCGCCTGAACCGCCCCGATCTGAAGCTTCGCCTGATACGACGGCCCCGGCCGTCCGCAACACCGCCCGCGCGGAGCGCACGATCAACGTGCTCGTGCTGGGCAACAGTCTGGCCGCCGGCTACGGTCTGTCGCCTGACGAAGCCTTTCCGGCCGTGTTGCAGCGCAAAGTGGATTCGCTGGGATGGCCCGTGCGCATCATCAACGCCGGGCTGAGCGGCGAGACCTCGGCCGGTGGCCTGCGCCGCATCGAGTGGCTGCTCCGCGAACGCATCGACGTGCTCATTCTGGAACTGGGCGCCAACGACGGGCTGCGCGGCATCGACCCCGAAGTGACGCGCCGCAACCTGCAGGGCATCATCGACAAAGTGCGCGCCCGCTATCCGGACGCCGACATCATCCTGGCCGGCATGCAACTGCCCCCGAACCTGGGCCCCGACTACACGGCCGCCTTCCGCGCCATCTATCCTGAACTGGCCCGCGCCAACGACGCCCATCTGATTCCCTTCCTGCTCGAAGGCGTCGGAGGCGTGCCCGAGCTCAACCAGGCCGACGGCATTCATCCCACGGCCGAAGGTCAGCGCATCGTGGCCGAAAACGTCTGGCGCGTGCTGCGCCCCGTGCTGGAGCGACAGCTTTCGCGGCCGACTCGAAACGCATCGTGA